One window from the genome of Streptomyces sp. NBC_00287 encodes:
- a CDS encoding glycosyltransferase: MPARTTRRPGAHRPMPPRTARRLPLRLLLPSLALVALMAMLLLRGYVHSEILADHRVRPPVAADRVPERIREGGPVIDTRGGRTESRRLEDHQLVLTFDDGPDPTWTPKVLDVLAKHDAHAVFFVTGTMASRHPHLVRRMVEEGHEIGLHTFNHPDLSRQSKQRIDWELSQNQLALTGAAGIRTSLFRPPYSSSAGALDNESWPVTEYIGTRGYLTVVNDTDSEDWRRPGVERIIRNSTPEGGRGAIVLMHDSGGDRDQTVRALDRLLPQLKTQGYEFETLTEALGAPGAHTEVTGVDLWKGRAWIWLVRASDDITDVLVVGLAVVGVLVIGRLALMFLLSGVHARRVRRREWGPVVTEPVSVLVPAYNEAKCIENTVRSLVAGEHPIEILVVDDGSTDGTARIVEALGLPNVRVIRQLNAGKPAALNRGLANARYDIVVMMDGDTVFEPSTVRELAQPFADPRVGAVAGNAKVGNRDSLIGAWQHIEYVMGFNLDRRMYDVLRCMPTIPGAVGAFRRSALERVGGMSDDTLAEDTDITMALHRDGWRVVYAEKARAWTEAPETVQQLWSQRYRWSYGTLQAIWKHRGALVERGPSGRFGRVGLPLVSLFMVVAPLLAPLIDVFLVYGLVFGPTGRTVAAWLGVLTIQAVCAAYAFRLDRESLTPLISFPLQQILYRQLMYVVLLQSWITALTGGRLRWQKLRRTGVVEAPSG, translated from the coding sequence ATGCCGGCCCGTACCACCCGCCGCCCCGGAGCCCACCGTCCGATGCCACCCCGTACCGCCCGCCGCCTCCCCCTGCGCCTCCTGCTCCCCTCGCTCGCCCTCGTGGCCCTGATGGCGATGCTGCTGCTGCGCGGCTATGTGCACAGCGAGATCCTGGCCGACCACCGGGTTCGGCCGCCCGTCGCCGCCGACCGGGTTCCGGAGCGGATCCGGGAGGGCGGGCCGGTCATCGACACCCGCGGCGGCCGTACCGAGAGCCGACGCCTGGAGGACCACCAACTGGTCCTCACCTTCGACGACGGCCCGGACCCGACCTGGACCCCCAAAGTCCTGGACGTGCTCGCGAAGCATGACGCCCACGCGGTGTTCTTCGTCACCGGCACCATGGCCTCCCGCCACCCGCACCTGGTGCGGCGCATGGTCGAGGAGGGCCATGAGATCGGCCTGCACACCTTCAACCACCCCGATCTCTCCCGCCAGTCGAAACAGCGCATCGACTGGGAGCTCTCCCAGAACCAGCTCGCGCTCACCGGCGCGGCCGGCATCCGCACCTCGCTGTTCCGTCCGCCGTACTCCTCCTCCGCGGGCGCCCTGGACAACGAGTCCTGGCCGGTGACCGAGTACATCGGCACCCGCGGCTATCTCACCGTCGTCAACGACACCGACAGCGAGGACTGGCGCAGGCCCGGCGTCGAGCGGATCATCCGCAACTCCACCCCCGAGGGCGGCAGGGGCGCGATCGTCCTGATGCACGACTCCGGCGGCGACCGCGACCAGACCGTGCGGGCCCTGGACCGGCTCCTGCCTCAACTCAAGACCCAGGGCTACGAGTTCGAGACCCTCACCGAGGCCCTCGGCGCGCCCGGCGCGCACACCGAGGTCACCGGCGTCGACCTGTGGAAGGGCAGGGCGTGGATCTGGCTGGTGCGCGCCTCCGACGACATCACGGACGTCCTGGTCGTCGGCCTCGCCGTCGTCGGTGTCCTCGTCATCGGCCGCCTCGCCCTGATGTTCCTGCTGTCCGGCGTCCACGCCCGCAGGGTGCGCCGCCGGGAGTGGGGCCCTGTGGTGACCGAGCCGGTGTCGGTGCTCGTACCGGCGTACAACGAGGCCAAGTGCATTGAGAACACCGTGCGTTCGCTCGTGGCCGGCGAGCACCCGATCGAGATCCTCGTCGTCGACGACGGCTCGACCGACGGCACCGCGCGCATCGTGGAGGCGCTGGGCCTGCCGAACGTACGGGTGATCCGCCAGCTCAACGCGGGCAAGCCCGCCGCCCTCAACCGCGGTCTGGCCAACGCCCGGTACGACATCGTCGTGATGATGGACGGCGACACGGTCTTCGAACCGTCCACGGTCCGGGAGCTGGCCCAGCCCTTCGCCGACCCGCGCGTCGGCGCCGTGGCCGGCAACGCCAAGGTCGGCAACCGGGACTCCCTCATCGGCGCCTGGCAGCACATCGAGTATGTGATGGGCTTCAACCTGGACCGCCGTATGTACGACGTGCTGCGCTGTATGCCGACGATCCCGGGCGCGGTAGGGGCGTTCCGTCGCAGCGCTCTCGAACGCGTCGGCGGCATGAGCGACGACACGCTCGCCGAGGACACCGACATCACCATGGCGCTGCACCGGGACGGCTGGCGGGTCGTCTACGCCGAGAAGGCCCGCGCCTGGACCGAGGCGCCGGAGACGGTCCAGCAGCTGTGGTCGCAGCGCTACCGGTGGTCGTACGGCACCCTGCAGGCGATCTGGAAGCACCGCGGGGCGCTGGTGGAACGGGGCCCGTCGGGCCGGTTCGGCCGGGTGGGGCTGCCGTTGGTGTCGCTGTTCATGGTGGTGGCCCCGCTACTGGCCCCGCTGATCGACGTGTTCCTCGTCTACGGCCTGGTCTTCGGCCCCACCGGCAGGACCGTCGCGGCCTGGCTGGGGGTCCTGACGATCCAGGCGGTCTGTGCGGCGTACGCCTTCCGGCTCGACCGCGAATCCCTGACGCCCCTCATCTCGTTTCCCCTCCAGCAAATTCTCTATCGCCAGCTCATGTATGTCGTTCTGCTCCAGTCCTGGATAACGGCTCTGACCGGAGGGCGACTGCGCTGGCAGAAATTGCGGCGGACGGGGGTGGTTGAGGCGCCGTCGGGGTAA
- a CDS encoding LysR family transcriptional regulator, producing MPDLRLLRAFLAVAEELHFTRAAARLYVAQQALSRDVRRLERELGAELFVRTTRQVTLTADGERLVPHARRVLAAQEALVAAFGQARPLLVDLNSPGLGTGRRVLGRARELAPDHELMARYESGLTGAAAELLAGRLDVSFGRFAGLDPSLRAGLEHQPVRYEPMAVILPEDHPLASLEAVPLRALAGSVVYAGAGNPRTPEWTDLAHQLFEGRDIEVAAPAPLAVGDEEFERVMAKTRTPVLAVVDFPAMPASVLRPLIDPVPLSPVSLVWRRGLVHPGLDALRRAAAELTAGEGWLRKPSEGWVPAIDATLMNVHI from the coding sequence ATGCCTGATCTCCGCCTCTTGCGTGCCTTCCTCGCCGTCGCCGAGGAACTGCACTTCACCCGCGCCGCGGCCCGGCTCTACGTCGCCCAGCAGGCGCTCAGTCGTGATGTACGGCGGCTGGAGCGGGAGTTGGGCGCCGAGCTGTTCGTACGGACCACGCGGCAGGTGACGCTGACGGCGGACGGGGAGCGGCTGGTGCCGCACGCGCGGCGGGTGCTGGCGGCGCAGGAGGCGTTGGTGGCAGCGTTCGGGCAGGCCAGGCCCCTGCTGGTCGACCTGAACTCGCCGGGGCTCGGCACCGGGCGGCGGGTGCTGGGGCGGGCCCGCGAACTCGCCCCCGATCATGAGCTGATGGCGCGCTACGAGAGTGGCCTGACCGGAGCCGCGGCCGAACTGCTCGCGGGGCGCCTGGACGTGTCCTTCGGCCGCTTCGCCGGTCTCGACCCGTCCCTGCGAGCGGGCCTCGAACACCAGCCCGTGCGCTACGAGCCGATGGCGGTGATCCTGCCCGAGGACCATCCGCTGGCCTCGCTGGAGGCGGTACCACTCCGCGCGCTGGCGGGCTCGGTCGTCTACGCGGGTGCCGGGAATCCGCGGACCCCGGAGTGGACCGACCTCGCGCACCAGCTCTTCGAGGGACGGGACATCGAGGTCGCCGCGCCCGCGCCGCTCGCCGTCGGTGACGAGGAGTTTGAGCGGGTCATGGCCAAGACGCGGACGCCGGTTCTCGCGGTGGTGGACTTCCCTGCCATGCCCGCCTCGGTGCTGCGGCCCCTGATCGATCCCGTACCCCTGTCACCGGTCTCGCTGGTGTGGCGCAGAGGGCTGGTGCACCCCGGACTCGACGCCCTGCGGCGGGCGGCGGCCGAACTGACGGCTGGGGAAGGGTGGTTGCGCAAGCCCTCGGAGGGATGGGTTCCGGCCATTGACGCGACGCTGATGAATGTACACATTTGA
- a CDS encoding MFS transporter, translating to MPQPTTYRHLFAIPGTRAFTAGNLMARLPMGMFSVSAVLMIAGTRDSYALAGAVVATGLAATALVAPWTARLIDRHGQARIAPPATLLAVLGSLALVLCTRMGAPDWTLFAAYAATATTPNTGGMSRARWAHLLKGDPAALHTANSFEQAADELCFMLGPVLAAFLCGAFFPEAGTLTGVLLLAAGMALFTAQRSTEPPVRSRQTPSEPPYRAPGMPPLLVVCLAMGAVFGALEVVTIAFADTQGHGTAAGVVLGLQAGGSCAAGLVYGALKPGGSAERRYPWCIGAMAVLLTLPLLAASLTGSLVVLAGALLISGMATAPTMITSMTLVQERTPEGRLNEGMTLAVTGLLGGIALGSAAGGWAAEHVSATAGFGVPVAAAGVALVIALAPRAFDPLNINPESRPIH from the coding sequence ATGCCGCAACCGACGACCTACCGCCACCTCTTCGCCATACCCGGCACCCGCGCCTTCACCGCCGGAAACCTCATGGCCCGCCTCCCCATGGGCATGTTCAGCGTGAGCGCGGTTCTGATGATCGCCGGGACGCGGGACTCGTACGCCCTCGCAGGTGCCGTGGTCGCGACCGGCCTTGCCGCCACCGCACTGGTCGCCCCCTGGACCGCGCGGCTGATCGACCGCCACGGACAGGCCCGTATCGCCCCGCCCGCCACCCTCCTCGCGGTCCTCGGCAGCCTCGCGCTGGTGCTGTGCACGCGCATGGGCGCCCCCGACTGGACCCTCTTCGCCGCGTACGCCGCCACCGCGACCACCCCCAACACCGGCGGTATGTCCCGGGCCCGCTGGGCGCACCTGCTGAAGGGCGACCCGGCGGCGCTGCACACCGCGAACTCCTTCGAGCAGGCGGCGGACGAGCTGTGCTTCATGCTCGGCCCGGTCCTCGCGGCCTTCCTGTGCGGGGCGTTCTTCCCGGAGGCGGGCACCCTCACCGGTGTGCTGCTCCTCGCGGCGGGCATGGCGCTGTTCACCGCCCAGCGGTCGACCGAACCGCCGGTCCGGAGCCGGCAGACCCCCAGTGAGCCTCCCTATCGCGCCCCGGGCATGCCCCCACTGCTCGTCGTCTGCCTCGCGATGGGTGCCGTCTTCGGTGCCCTGGAGGTCGTCACGATCGCGTTCGCCGACACACAGGGGCACGGCACGGCGGCCGGTGTGGTCCTCGGCCTCCAGGCGGGCGGCTCCTGTGCGGCGGGGCTGGTGTACGGGGCTCTGAAGCCGGGCGGCTCAGCCGAGCGCCGCTACCCGTGGTGCATCGGCGCGATGGCCGTACTCCTGACGCTGCCGCTGCTCGCCGCGTCCCTCACCGGTTCGCTCGTGGTGCTCGCGGGCGCCCTTCTGATCTCCGGGATGGCGACCGCACCGACGATGATCACCAGTATGACCCTGGTCCAGGAGCGCACCCCCGAGGGGCGCCTCAACGAGGGCATGACCCTGGCCGTCACCGGTCTGCTCGGCGGTATCGCGCTCGGCAGCGCGGCCGGCGGCTGGGCGGCGGAGCATGTGTCGGCGACGGCGGGGTTCGGGGTGCCGGTCGCGGCGGCGGGGGTGGCTCTGGTCATCGCCCTTGCCCCACGGGCGTTCGACCCACTGAACATCAACCCCGAATCCCGTCCGATCCATTGA
- a CDS encoding ABC transporter substrate-binding protein has translation MLTVRRRVAAAAVVLAGSLLLASCGDSDDGGSSDGKTLRLWHYEGLNSAMGVAWTEAIKEFEATHPGVKVEYEEKSFEQIQKTAPMVLNSSDAPDLMEYNKGNATAGKLSQQGLLTDLTEEAAKRGWDKKLSDSVRTTSQYDAQGVMGSGKWFGVPNYAEYTMVYLNKDLFAKHKIPEPTTFDELTSAMGKFADAGVTPLANAGNEYLAQQYVYQLALSKADRAWVDAYELYDGEVDFHDAAWTYAAETFADWVDKGYIAKNSTGTKAEEAGVSFIQGKAPILFSGSWWFGRFQDEAKFDWGTFLWPGSDLTLGSGGNLWVVPESAENKELAYDFIDITMSEKIQNLLGNKGGVPVAADAAAITDPQSKKLIDDFNTLSDNDGLAFYPDWPVTGFYDVLVSETQKLMTGSADPDAYLDALQEAYDKGVPKR, from the coding sequence ATGTTGACGGTACGAAGGCGAGTGGCGGCCGCGGCCGTGGTCCTGGCGGGATCACTGCTTCTGGCCTCCTGCGGCGACTCTGACGACGGCGGATCCTCCGACGGCAAGACCCTGCGGCTCTGGCACTACGAGGGCCTCAACAGCGCGATGGGCGTGGCCTGGACCGAGGCGATCAAGGAGTTCGAGGCCACGCACCCCGGTGTGAAGGTGGAGTACGAGGAGAAGAGCTTCGAACAGATCCAGAAGACCGCCCCGATGGTCCTGAACTCCTCCGACGCCCCCGACCTGATGGAGTACAACAAGGGCAACGCGACGGCGGGCAAGCTCTCCCAGCAGGGCCTGTTGACCGACCTCACCGAAGAGGCGGCGAAGCGCGGCTGGGACAAGAAGCTCAGCGACTCGGTGCGCACTACGAGCCAGTACGACGCCCAGGGTGTGATGGGCTCGGGCAAGTGGTTCGGCGTGCCCAACTACGCCGAGTACACGATGGTCTACCTCAACAAGGACCTCTTCGCGAAGCACAAGATCCCCGAGCCGACGACATTCGACGAACTGACCTCCGCGATGGGCAAGTTCGCCGACGCGGGCGTCACCCCGCTGGCCAACGCCGGCAACGAGTACCTCGCCCAGCAGTACGTCTACCAGCTGGCCCTGTCGAAGGCGGACCGCGCCTGGGTCGACGCCTACGAGCTCTACGACGGCGAGGTCGACTTCCACGACGCCGCCTGGACGTACGCCGCCGAGACCTTCGCCGACTGGGTGGACAAGGGGTACATCGCCAAGAACTCCACCGGCACCAAGGCCGAGGAGGCCGGGGTCTCCTTCATCCAGGGCAAGGCGCCGATCCTGTTCTCCGGCAGCTGGTGGTTCGGCCGCTTCCAGGACGAGGCGAAGTTCGACTGGGGCACCTTCCTGTGGCCCGGCTCGGATCTCACCCTCGGTTCGGGCGGAAACCTCTGGGTGGTCCCGGAGAGCGCCGAGAACAAGGAACTCGCCTACGACTTCATCGACATCACCATGTCGGAGAAGATCCAGAACCTGCTCGGCAACAAGGGCGGCGTCCCGGTCGCGGCCGACGCCGCCGCCATCACCGACCCGCAGTCGAAGAAGCTGATCGACGACTTCAACACGCTCTCCGACAACGACGGCCTCGCCTTCTACCCGGACTGGCCGGTCACCGGCTTCTACGACGTCCTCGTCTCCGAGACGCAGAAGCTGATGACGGGCAGCGCGGACCCGGACGCCTACCTCGACGCGTTGCAGGAGGCGTACGACAAGGGCGTACCGAAGCGATGA
- a CDS encoding carbohydrate ABC transporter permease — protein MTVTVERGARVSRKHEDPKHPRPRDSYALFLLPGVLAFLAVVVLPFAMNTYVSFTDWQGVGDLEWTGLANYRELMDDSEFWESFRHSMFMVVAMAVVPTALGLVLAAALFDYVGKHFGSRTVAVLRACFYLPQVLPIAVAGIVWSWILAPDNGTLNELLGAVGLSSWQQDWLGNPDLALYSVMGVMVWVQLGFPLVVFMAGLQRVDPQLYEAAELDGAGWWRRFWHITLPQIRPETYVVLTWCTIAALKVFGAVYVLTKGGPGGATNVPSYFSFTTFFEKTQVGYGAAISTVLTVIILALSLIGLKLQTRAEEGA, from the coding sequence ATGACGGTGACCGTCGAACGCGGCGCGCGGGTGAGCCGGAAGCACGAGGATCCGAAGCACCCGCGCCCGCGCGACTCCTACGCCCTCTTCCTGCTCCCCGGTGTGCTCGCCTTCCTCGCGGTCGTCGTGCTGCCGTTCGCGATGAACACGTACGTGAGCTTCACGGACTGGCAGGGCGTGGGCGACCTGGAGTGGACCGGGCTCGCCAACTACCGGGAGCTGATGGACGACTCCGAGTTCTGGGAGTCCTTCCGGCACAGCATGTTCATGGTCGTCGCCATGGCCGTCGTACCGACCGCGCTCGGTCTTGTCCTGGCGGCGGCGCTGTTCGACTACGTCGGCAAGCACTTCGGCAGCAGGACGGTCGCCGTGTTGCGCGCCTGCTTCTATCTCCCGCAGGTGCTGCCGATCGCGGTCGCGGGCATCGTGTGGAGCTGGATCCTCGCCCCCGACAACGGCACGCTCAACGAACTCCTCGGCGCCGTCGGTCTGTCGAGCTGGCAGCAGGACTGGCTCGGCAACCCGGACCTCGCGCTCTACAGCGTCATGGGCGTGATGGTGTGGGTGCAGCTCGGCTTCCCGCTGGTGGTCTTCATGGCCGGACTCCAGCGCGTGGACCCGCAGTTGTACGAGGCGGCGGAGCTGGACGGGGCCGGCTGGTGGCGCCGCTTCTGGCACATCACGCTGCCGCAGATCCGCCCGGAGACGTATGTCGTCCTCACCTGGTGCACGATCGCCGCGCTCAAGGTGTTCGGCGCGGTGTACGTGCTGACGAAGGGCGGCCCGGGCGGGGCGACGAACGTGCCCTCCTACTTCTCCTTCACCACGTTCTTCGAGAAGACCCAGGTCGGCTACGGCGCCGCGATCTCCACGGTGCTGACCGTGATCATCCTGGCCCTGTCCCTGATCGGACTGAAGCTCCAGACCCGCGCCGAGGAGGGTGCATGA
- a CDS encoding carbohydrate ABC transporter permease: MSTALRRYPVLVALTVAALFMIVPFLIVAVNAVKSPAEYSQNGPLSLPEGLYLDGLKDFWERVDYTQKLINSVLISGAVAVCAVVLSVLNAYAIGIGRVKGRTWVLAFFVLANMLPQEALVYPVYYLSKEVGLYDTRLSVIIVFTVIQAAFGTYLLASVLGQFPREIIEAARIDGANKWQVLWRIVVPVSRPTLGVLLVFFFIWTWNEFLLPLVMLISNDNQTVSVALGVLQGQRLMDATMTNAAALLGVLPAIVFFLLFQRTLTRGIAVGAVK, from the coding sequence ATGAGCACCGCGCTACGCCGTTACCCGGTCCTCGTCGCGCTGACGGTCGCCGCCCTCTTCATGATCGTGCCGTTTCTGATCGTGGCGGTGAACGCGGTCAAGTCCCCGGCGGAGTACTCCCAGAACGGGCCCCTCAGCCTCCCCGAGGGCCTCTACCTGGACGGCCTGAAGGACTTCTGGGAGCGCGTCGACTACACGCAGAAGCTGATCAACTCGGTGCTGATCAGCGGGGCGGTGGCGGTCTGCGCGGTGGTGCTGTCGGTGCTGAACGCGTACGCGATCGGCATCGGCCGGGTGAAGGGCCGCACCTGGGTGCTGGCCTTCTTCGTCCTCGCCAACATGCTGCCGCAGGAGGCGCTGGTCTACCCGGTGTACTACCTGAGCAAGGAGGTCGGGCTCTACGACACCAGGCTGAGCGTGATCATCGTCTTCACGGTGATCCAGGCGGCGTTCGGGACGTATCTGCTGGCGTCCGTCCTCGGCCAGTTCCCCCGCGAGATCATCGAGGCCGCCCGGATCGACGGCGCGAACAAGTGGCAGGTGCTGTGGCGCATCGTCGTCCCGGTCAGCCGCCCCACCCTCGGCGTCCTACTGGTGTTCTTCTTCATCTGGACCTGGAACGAGTTCCTGCTCCCCCTGGTCATGCTGATCTCCAACGACAACCAGACGGTGTCGGTGGCCCTCGGTGTCCTCCAGGGCCAGCGCCTGATGGACGCCACGATGACGAACGCGGCGGCCCTGCTCGGGGTGCTCCCCGCGATCGTGTTCTTCCTCCTGTTCCAGCGGACCCTCACCCGCGGTATCGCCGTGGGTGCCGTGAAATAA
- the yicI gene encoding alpha-xylosidase, translating into MKFTDGYWLLRDGVTADHPVQVLDVIAEDGTLEIHAPTRPVRHRGDLLKGPVVTIRAHAPMPGVIGVTFTHFEGEPPRGPEFEVHQEDFTPQVSYDEECATLISGELSVRVSRTGPWQVDFRAGGRTLTRSGPKGLGIMRDASGAHYLREQLNLTVGTSVYGLGERFGPLVKNGQVVDVWNADGGTATEQAYKNVPFYLTDAGYGVFVDHPGKVSFEVGSETVSRVQFSAETQELTYYVIHGPTPKDVLRKYTALTGRPALPPAWSFGLWLSTSFTTSYDEETVTSFVEGMASRGLPLSVFHFDCFWMREFQWCDFQWDPRVFPDPEGMLSRLKARGLRVCVWINPYIAQRSPLFAEGKALGHLLRRPDRSVWQWDLWQPGMALVDFTSPAARAWYAAKLEALLAQGVDCFKTDFGERVPLDVEWSDGSDPERMHNYYTYLYNRTVFDVLRKHRGEGEAVVFARSATAGSQKFPVHWGGDCEATYESMAESLRGGLSLGLSGFGFWSHDIGGFEGTPTPELFKRWLAFGLLSSHSRLHGSSSYRVPWLFDEESVDVLRHFTRLKLRLMPYLYEAARTAHTEGVPMMRAMPLEFPDDPGCAHLERQYMLGPDLLVAPVFSDSGDVSYYVPEGTWTHFVTGETVTGPRWVRETHGFLSVPLLVRPGAVIPVGAVDDRPDYDHADGVTLRAYRLRRGAQVAVRVGDVAFTVVREGDTLRASCGDPSAPWGLAAGERVVRARAGTGFLTLELEA; encoded by the coding sequence GTGAAATTCACCGACGGCTACTGGCTGTTGCGCGACGGCGTCACCGCGGACCACCCGGTGCAGGTCCTCGATGTCATCGCCGAGGACGGCACGCTGGAGATCCACGCCCCGACCCGGCCCGTCCGCCACCGCGGCGATCTGCTGAAGGGACCGGTCGTGACGATACGCGCGCACGCGCCGATGCCCGGCGTCATCGGCGTCACCTTCACCCACTTCGAGGGCGAGCCGCCCCGCGGCCCCGAATTCGAGGTGCACCAGGAGGACTTCACCCCCCAGGTGTCCTACGACGAGGAGTGCGCGACCCTGATCTCCGGCGAGCTGTCCGTGCGGGTGAGCCGCACCGGGCCCTGGCAGGTCGACTTCCGCGCGGGCGGCCGTACCCTCACCCGCAGCGGCCCCAAGGGGCTCGGCATCATGCGGGACGCGAGCGGCGCGCACTACCTGCGCGAGCAGCTCAACCTCACGGTGGGCACCTCGGTGTACGGCCTGGGCGAACGGTTCGGGCCGCTGGTGAAGAACGGCCAGGTCGTCGACGTCTGGAACGCCGACGGCGGCACCGCGACCGAACAGGCCTACAAGAACGTCCCCTTCTATCTGACGGACGCCGGCTACGGCGTCTTCGTCGACCATCCGGGCAAGGTCTCCTTCGAGGTCGGCTCGGAGACGGTGTCCCGGGTCCAGTTCAGCGCCGAGACCCAGGAGTTGACGTACTACGTCATCCACGGCCCGACCCCGAAGGACGTCCTGCGCAAGTACACCGCCCTCACCGGCCGTCCCGCCCTGCCGCCCGCCTGGTCTTTCGGGCTGTGGCTGTCGACGTCCTTCACGACGTCGTACGACGAGGAGACGGTCACCTCCTTCGTCGAGGGCATGGCATCGCGCGGGCTGCCGCTGTCGGTCTTCCACTTCGACTGTTTCTGGATGCGCGAGTTCCAGTGGTGCGACTTCCAGTGGGATCCGCGGGTCTTCCCCGACCCGGAGGGCATGCTGTCCCGGCTGAAGGCGCGGGGGCTGCGGGTGTGCGTGTGGATCAACCCGTACATCGCGCAGCGCTCACCGCTGTTCGCGGAGGGCAAGGCGCTCGGGCATCTGCTGCGGCGGCCCGACAGGAGTGTGTGGCAGTGGGATCTGTGGCAGCCGGGCATGGCGCTGGTCGACTTCACCTCCCCCGCCGCCCGCGCCTGGTACGCCGCGAAGCTGGAGGCGCTGCTCGCGCAGGGCGTGGACTGCTTCAAGACCGACTTCGGCGAGCGGGTGCCGCTCGACGTGGAGTGGTCCGACGGCTCGGACCCGGAGCGGATGCACAACTACTACACGTACCTGTACAACCGCACGGTCTTCGACGTACTGCGCAAGCACCGGGGTGAGGGCGAGGCGGTCGTCTTCGCACGGTCGGCGACGGCGGGCAGTCAGAAGTTCCCCGTGCACTGGGGCGGCGACTGCGAGGCGACGTACGAGTCGATGGCGGAGTCGCTGCGGGGCGGACTGTCGCTCGGGCTGTCGGGCTTCGGGTTCTGGAGCCATGACATCGGCGGCTTCGAGGGCACGCCGACGCCCGAGTTGTTCAAGCGGTGGCTGGCCTTCGGACTGCTGTCCTCGCACAGCCGGCTGCACGGCAGCTCCTCCTACCGGGTCCCGTGGCTGTTCGACGAGGAATCGGTCGACGTGCTGCGGCACTTCACCCGGCTGAAGCTGCGTTTGATGCCGTATCTGTACGAGGCCGCGCGCACCGCCCACACCGAGGGCGTGCCGATGATGCGGGCGATGCCGCTGGAGTTCCCGGACGACCCCGGGTGCGCGCATCTGGAGCGGCAGTACATGCTCGGGCCCGATCTGCTGGTGGCACCGGTGTTCAGCGACTCCGGCGACGTGTCGTACTACGTGCCCGAGGGCACCTGGACGCACTTCGTGACCGGCGAGACGGTCACCGGGCCGCGCTGGGTGCGCGAGACGCACGGGTTCCTGAGCGTGCCGCTGCTGGTCAGGCCGGGGGCGGTGATTCCGGTGGGCGCGGTGGACGACCGGCCCGACTACGACCACGCCGACGGGGTCACGCTGCGCGCGTACCGGCTGCGACGCGGGGCGCAGGTGGCGGTGCGGGTCGGGGACGTGGCCTTCACCGTCGTACGGGAGGGGGACACGCTGCGGGCGTCGTGCGGTGACCCCTCGGCGCCGTGGGGGCTCGCGGCCGGGGAGCGCGTGGTGCGGGCGCGGGCGGGGACCGGGTTTCTGACGCTGGAACTGGAGGCCTGA